One genomic region from Sciurus carolinensis chromosome 2, mSciCar1.2, whole genome shotgun sequence encodes:
- the Pnma1 gene encoding paraneoplastic antigen Ma1 produces MAMTLLEDWCRGMDVNSQRALLVWGIPVNCDEAEIEETLQAAMPQVPYRVLGRMFWREENAKAALLELTGAVDYAAIPREMPGKGGVWKVVFKPPTSDAEFLERLHLFLAREGWTVQDVARVLGFQNPVPAPGPEMPAEMLNYILDNVIQPLVESIWYKKLTLFSGRDIPGPGEETFDPWLEHTNEVIEEWQVSDVEKRRRLMESLRGPAADVIRILKTNNPAITTAECLKALEQVFGSVESSRDAQVRFLNTYQNPGEKLSAYVIRLEPLLQKVVEKGAIDKDNVNQARLEQVIAGANHSGAIRRQLWLTGAAEGPAPNLFQLLVQIREEEAKEEEEEAEAALLQLGLEGHF; encoded by the coding sequence ATGGCGATGACACTGTTGGAAGACTGGTGCAGGGGGATGGACGTGAACTCCCAGAGAGCCCTGCTGGTCTGGGGGATCCCAGTAAACTGTGATGAGGCTGAAATCGAAGAGACCCTCCAGGCTGCGATGCCTCAGGTACCCTATCGAGTACTTGGGAGAATGTTCTGGAGGGAAGAAAATGCGAAAGCAGCCTTGTTAGAGCTCACTGGTGCGGTTGATTACGCCGCGATCCCCAGGGAGATGCCGGGTAAAGGAGGAGTTTGGAAGGTGGTCTTTAAGCCCCCCACTTCCGATGCTGAGTTTTTAGAAAGGTTGCACCTTTTTCTAGCTAGAGAAGGGTGGACCGTGCAAGATGTTGCCCGTGTCCTTGGGTTTCAGAACCCTGTTCCCGCCCCAGGCCCAGAAATGCCGGCAGAGATGCTCAACTACATTTTGGATAATGTTATTCAGCCTCTTGTTGAGTCCATATGGTACAAGAAGCTGACGCTGTTCTCGGGGAGGGACATCCCGGGGCCTGGAGAGGAGACCTTTGATCCGTGGCTGGAGCACACTAATGAGGTGATAGAGGAGTGGCAGGTGTCTGATGTAGAAAAGAGGCGGCGGTTGATGGAGAGTCTGAGAGGCCCCGCCGCTGATGTCATTCGCATCCTCAAGACCAACAACCCTGCCATAACCACCGCGGAATGCCTGAAGGCTCTTGAGCAGGTGTTTGGAAGCGTGGAGAGCTCTAGGGATGCGCAGGTCAGATTTCTGAACACTTACCAGAACCCCGGAGAAAAGTTATCTGCTTATGTCATTCGTCTGGAGCCTCTGCTGCAGAAGGTGGTGGAGAAGGGGGCCATTGATAAAGATAACGTGAACCAGGCCCGCCTGGAGCAGGTCATTGCCGGGGCCAACCACAGCGGGGCCATCCGGAGGCAGCTGTGGCTGACCGGGGCTGCGGAAGGGCCGGCCCCTAACCTCTTCCAGTTGCTGGTGCAGATCCGCGAGGAGGaggccaaggaggaggaggaggaggctgaggccgcTCTACTGCAGTTAGGCCTGGAGGGGCACTTCTGA